From one Gracilibacillus salinarum genomic stretch:
- a CDS encoding peptidoglycan-binding protein produces the protein MIKMSGKIPCFIVLLVVTIPISVFAADANESSNHTYAVSTESVELSIGDSSELVLELKKQLAIIGFKVSNHPNQDYGPKTASMVRSFQKYYGLEETGVASEDTFKKIDTILSSPLQVGKSNQATLELKTDLEKIGFTVSDTPNQDYGPKTARTVEAFQKKYGLTVNGIGDEITLNKIQEVLEMPMQNGLYRQDVLELKVKLAKLGFEVSENPTPQFGPKTEATVKQFQSYYGLNVTGVVGEATLLKVDKILASPLQLGNSNPETLHLKQDLEKLGFIVSDSPNEDFGRKTAITVEAFQAKYGLTVNGIADEVTLAKIQEVLEMPMQYGLYRQDVLEMKLQLAKFGFEVSNNPTPQFGPKTEDTVKEFQQYYGLDADGVVGKETLDKINEMNNSQYQPWNSSNQILAFKKDLAKIGFVVSDQPNNDYGRKTAEIVKEFQQKYGLVVNGIGDEVTRTKVQEVLEMPMQYGLYRQDVKEMKIKIAKLGFVVSNNPTPQFGAKTEIVVKQFQRYYGLSATGIMDDKTLNKINDNYGTILQYGNSHNQVLDMKQDLAKLGFKITSNPSTYFGPKTENLVEEFQQYYGLKVNGIVDDVTLNKIHSILSSDIMIWNSNDKILQFKIKLEKLGFKVSNQPNQDFGSKTEQVVKAFQQYYNLRVNGIGDPVTLQRLDEILKNSLQVGDSHKNLINIKNDLARAGFKISNHPNSDFGPKTEEEVKAFQEYYGLRVNGLLDDVTLITLERVVNNELTRNVPLLVNGAQTYSYQDLQGDINDFNFYYPNLVKTVNIGRSVDGRNIYAMKLGNGNKEIFINGSHHAREHMTTNIIMKMIDEYAKAYVGNKRFSGYNVRKLLNEFSIWFVPMVNPDGVMLVQDGAYSAKSPQRVISINNGSRDFSAWKANIRGVDLNRQYPYLWNTITDNLSSPGYAFYKGRAPLTEPEVQAVYDFTNDHNFLAAVAYHSSGQLIYTRYGFTPHTRNITKGVQRITGYTPIDLQNSVSGGGYTDWFLADKRKPAITIEISQYVGERPVPLGNWDSIWSKQRSIGLYLLDYADENL, from the coding sequence ATGATAAAAATGTCGGGTAAAATACCGTGTTTTATTGTTTTACTGGTTGTTACTATTCCTATTTCAGTATTTGCAGCCGATGCAAATGAATCTAGCAATCATACATATGCAGTATCAACAGAATCAGTAGAATTATCAATAGGTGATTCAAGTGAGTTAGTTTTGGAATTAAAAAAACAATTAGCTATTATCGGTTTCAAAGTATCAAATCATCCCAATCAAGATTATGGTCCAAAAACCGCTTCAATGGTAAGAAGCTTTCAAAAGTATTATGGATTAGAAGAAACGGGAGTTGCGTCAGAAGATACTTTCAAAAAAATTGATACAATATTATCAAGCCCCTTACAGGTAGGTAAAAGTAATCAGGCAACACTAGAGTTAAAAACAGACTTAGAGAAAATAGGATTTACAGTATCAGATACACCTAATCAAGATTACGGTCCCAAAACAGCAAGGACTGTAGAAGCCTTTCAAAAAAAATATGGTCTTACAGTTAATGGTATAGGCGATGAAATAACATTAAATAAAATTCAGGAAGTATTAGAAATGCCTATGCAAAATGGCTTGTATCGTCAAGATGTGCTTGAATTGAAAGTTAAGCTTGCTAAATTAGGATTTGAAGTATCAGAAAATCCAACTCCACAATTTGGCCCCAAAACGGAAGCAACTGTAAAACAATTTCAATCCTATTATGGATTAAATGTTACAGGGGTAGTAGGTGAAGCCACGTTATTAAAGGTTGATAAAATACTTGCAAGCCCCTTACAATTGGGAAACAGTAATCCAGAGACTTTACATTTAAAGCAAGATTTAGAGAAACTAGGGTTCATTGTATCCGATAGCCCAAACGAAGACTTCGGCAGAAAAACTGCAATTACAGTAGAAGCATTTCAGGCAAAGTACGGTCTGACCGTTAATGGTATTGCTGATGAAGTAACACTAGCAAAGATCCAAGAAGTATTAGAGATGCCAATGCAGTACGGTTTATACCGTCAAGATGTGTTAGAAATGAAGTTACAATTAGCCAAATTTGGCTTTGAAGTTTCCAATAACCCAACACCACAATTTGGACCTAAAACAGAAGATACTGTAAAAGAATTTCAACAATATTATGGGTTAGATGCTGATGGTGTTGTCGGAAAAGAAACATTAGACAAAATAAATGAAATGAATAACAGTCAATATCAACCGTGGAATAGCAGTAACCAGATTTTGGCATTCAAAAAAGATTTAGCTAAAATAGGATTTGTGGTATCTGATCAACCGAATAATGATTATGGGCGGAAGACAGCCGAAATAGTGAAAGAGTTCCAGCAAAAGTATGGACTAGTGGTTAATGGAATTGGCGATGAGGTAACACGAACAAAGGTTCAAGAAGTATTAGAAATGCCTATGCAATATGGTTTATATCGGCAAGATGTAAAGGAAATGAAAATTAAAATTGCCAAATTAGGTTTTGTTGTATCCAATAATCCAACGCCTCAATTTGGTGCAAAAACAGAAATAGTAGTAAAACAATTTCAGCGTTATTATGGTTTAAGTGCAACTGGTATTATGGATGATAAGACATTAAATAAAATAAATGATAATTATGGTACAATATTACAATACGGTAACAGCCATAATCAAGTGCTTGATATGAAGCAAGATTTGGCGAAATTAGGGTTTAAAATAACTAGCAATCCATCTACTTATTTTGGTCCCAAAACAGAGAATTTGGTAGAAGAATTTCAGCAGTATTACGGGCTGAAAGTAAATGGAATTGTTGATGACGTAACATTAAATAAGATCCATTCGATTTTATCGAGTGATATCATGATATGGAATTCTAATGATAAAATTCTACAGTTTAAAATAAAGCTTGAAAAATTAGGGTTTAAAGTTTCTAATCAACCAAACCAAGACTTTGGTTCTAAAACAGAACAAGTAGTGAAAGCATTCCAACAATATTATAATTTGAGAGTAAATGGTATTGGAGATCCTGTAACTCTCCAAAGATTAGATGAAATTCTTAAGAATTCTTTGCAAGTTGGAGATAGTCACAAAAATTTAATTAACATTAAAAATGATCTAGCTAGAGCCGGTTTCAAAATATCTAATCATCCCAACAGTGATTTTGGACCAAAAACAGAGGAAGAAGTAAAAGCATTCCAAGAATATTATGGATTACGTGTGAATGGATTACTAGATGATGTTACACTAATTACATTAGAACGAGTGGTCAACAATGAGTTAACTAGAAATGTTCCGCTATTAGTGAATGGAGCTCAAACTTATAGTTATCAAGATCTTCAGGGAGATATTAATGATTTCAACTTTTATTATCCTAATCTTGTTAAGACGGTAAACATAGGAAGGTCTGTAGACGGCAGAAACATTTATGCAATGAAATTAGGGAATGGTAATAAAGAGATTTTCATTAATGGTTCACATCATGCTAGAGAACATATGACAACGAATATCATTATGAAAATGATAGATGAATATGCGAAAGCCTATGTAGGAAACAAAAGATTTAGTGGTTACAATGTTCGAAAGCTGCTTAATGAGTTCTCAATTTGGTTTGTACCAATGGTAAATCCAGATGGTGTTATGCTAGTCCAAGATGGAGCATATTCCGCTAAAAGCCCTCAAAGAGTAATCTCTATAAATAATGGTAGCAGAGATTTTAGTGCTTGGAAGGCTAATATTCGTGGAGTTGATCTAAACAGGCAATATCCTTACCTTTGGAATACTATTACAGATAATTTAAGTAGTCCAGGATATGCATTCTATAAAGGACGTGCACCATTAACAGAACCTGAAGTACAAGCAGTTTATGACTTTACAAACGACCATAACTTTTTAGCGGCAGTTGCCTATCATTCATCAGGTCAATTAATTTATACTAGATATGGGTTCACGCCACATACAAGAAATATAACCAAAGGCGTTCAGAGAATTACAGGCTATACACCAATTGACTTGCAAAATAGTGTCAGCGGCGGTGGATATACGGACTGGTTTTTAGCTGATAAAAGAAAACCAGCGATTACCATTGAAATTTCACAATATGTCGGTGAACGACCAGTACCATTAGGTAATTGGGACAGTATTTGGTCTAAACAAAGAAGCATCGGATTATACCTTTTAGATTATGCAGATGAAAATCTATAG